The genomic interval AGACTTGATTCAGAACTTAGTTACAAGCCTTGCAGATGCCACTACCTAGGAGCCACCTGCATGTTCAAGTCATGATAAACCCAACTATTTTCTTTGACATTGCAATGGACAGTGAGCCCTTGGGACAAAGTTCAGAGACAACAGAGAACTTTTATACTCTGAGCGCTGGGGAGAAGGGATTTGGTTTTAAAGTTTCATGCTTTCATGGAATTTTTCCAGGATTTATTTGCCACAGTGGTGAATTCACATGCTATAATGGCACTGGTGGCAAGGCCATCTATGGGGAAAAATTTGATGATGAGAATTACAACCCAAAGCACACGAGTCCTGACATCTTGTCCATGGCAAATGTTGGAACCAACACAGACAGTTCCAAGTTTTTCATCTGTGCTGTCAAGGTTGAGTGGTTGGATGGGAAGCATGTAGTTTGTGGCAAGGTGAAAGATAGCATGAATATTACGGAAGCCATGGTGTGCTTTGGGTCTAGGAATGGCAAGACCAGCAAGAAGATCACCATTGCTGAGTGTGGGTAAATCTAATAAATTTCACTTCTGTTTTATCTTAACTACCAGACATTCCTTCTGTAACTCAGGAGAGATGCCTTCACTCCCATCTGCTCAAAATATCCTACAGTCTTTGTGCTCTTGCTGCAGTTCTGTGGGGTCCCTATTTTCCTTACTCCCAAGTCTAGCTGGATTGCAGAGTTAAGtttatgattattaaatattaaacaacaaaaGATCAGCAAAATTGGAAATATCTGTCtcttagaaatgcaaaaaaatttaGTTGAAATATCTGTGATGGAGGCAtacattcatttttctcatttcaaattcAATCCAGGAAACACATTCTGGTAAATGCTTAAAAACTGCTTGATATTAATCCatgaccccacccccagcacaaaAATCCAACCCAAATCCAGAAGTCATGgttgtttgtttctaaaaatcCCACAGCATTGAATTTATTCCAAGCTGGTAGCTATCAAGAGCCCCCTAACAGAAATCTCCAGGAAGGAGTATGATCACAATCTCTTTTCTACTTGGGTGGCACTGGTACAACTCTGAGTTCAGGTCCATGGAATTAATTCAATTAGCTAGTGATGATAGCTAAAACCATAATAGTAAATCTTACATTAAAAATTTACTGGGGATTTGCATCTTGCTATCAAGGCTGAACAATATAAATAttggtccttaaaaaaaattagatgccAGCAATacaatcagaacaaaataaaaatgacattgaCTTAAGCTTATATGGTAAAGTTTGAATTTGACAGAAAAATTAAGACttcatgataaaattaaaatcaagaatctgaGACCTAGGAAAATTGATCTTGTTAAAATTAATGCTTACATCTGAAAATTCATATGTCACAATCTATAAAattagaatctaaaaaagctaaAGAATGAAATTTTCACTATATAATTTACATGCAAATTAATAGATCCCAATAGCATTAAttcattaaagttaaaataacagtaaaaaataattatggacATTTAAGAGACTTGATAGAAAACTGATCAAggaattttcttgaaatttttacacttgttagatttttttaattgaattgttggtacacataaatatgtagccaaaatatttgaaaagttaaatGTTGGAGTGaaaaaacaaagtacaaaaacTGATACTCTGTAGAAGCTGTAGAGTATAATGGCCAAAGCTCAAATTGTGATGTAAAATAATTCTGATTCTAAATCTTTTGCTTGACCTTaagcaatttatttaatctttctaatCCTAGGTTTTTCTTTCaatcctcagttttttttttcatctgcaatATGGCAGTGACATATTCTTGCCCATCTCACATTGTagttgtaaatattaaatgacataCTAGAAATGCAGTGTACGGTGTTGTGTTGGGTACAAAATGAGCTTACTACTTGGTTAAATGGACTGTTACCATTAAACATAAAGTTTACTAACTGCCTATCTTtccactttaaatttttaatataatcagtttttctcttttctactgtCTCTATATTAACCCTTTCTCAATATTATTGATTCAAACTTTCCTACTTTTTTTAGGATATCACTCAAACATTTGTCCTAATTAATgaaactagaaaaatgttgtttttattttttctactcaCATTATAGTTtatgtaatatgtattttgtcatttataattatataattttcagaatttGAAAAGATTCATAGTCTGTCATCAGGGTCTACaatataataatacctacttaCTTCATATGGTGTTCAAAACACAATTTTCCTAATTCCACCTACCAAAACagaccaagagaaaaatgaagtattCTTAAATGTTAGCTTTTTAGATTTTGAAGCTAGCTTTCATGCATTGTTTCTTTTCCCAGGATAAATCTTGCTTATTCTCATAGGACAAGTTTTTAAGACCATCCCAATAATCCTACTCTAAAAGTACTTGAGTCTGTGAatacctgtttgtttgttttttttaagattttatctatttattcatgagagacacacagagagaggcacagacataggcagagggagaagcaggctcctcacaggggaccaaatgtgggactggatccccagaccaaAGATCACACCCAAACCAAaggtagaagctcaaccactgaaccacccaggtgtccccagtctGTGAATATCCTTTAAGAACATGACATGTGAAACTGTATTCCTCAGGTTTGAGCACTGACTATAGAAATTAAATCTTGCATTGCTTAACAATGTGCTTCTATTGGTACATCacataatacataattttaattttgtagatggagaaactgaaagTCAGGGAGGCAAATAACTACTAAGATTACGTAAGTG from Vulpes vulpes isolate BD-2025 unplaced genomic scaffold, VulVul3 Bu000000626, whole genome shotgun sequence carries:
- the LOC112912325 gene encoding peptidyl-prolyl cis-trans isomerase A-like: MINPTIFFDIAMDSEPLGQSSETTENFYTLSAGEKGFGFKVSCFHGIFPGFICHSGEFTCYNGTGGKAIYGEKFDDENYNPKHTSPDILSMANVGTNTDSSKFFICAVKVEWLDGKHVVCGKVKDSMNITEAMVCFGSRNGKTSKKITIAECG